In Chitinibacter sp. SCUT-21, a single genomic region encodes these proteins:
- the gatA gene encoding Asp-tRNA(Asn)/Glu-tRNA(Gln) amidotransferase subunit GatA, giving the protein MKTLKQQIDALAAGQTTSVALVTECLAQIAAHNGELNALVTVDADKALAAAAAADAARAAGDTRPMLGVPLIHKDIFCHEGWKTSCGSKMLDNFIAPYSSQVAENCDAAGFVVLGRANMDEFAMGSANENSYYGAVKNPWDTKAVPGGSSGGSAAAVAAGFAAVATGTDTGGSIRQPAAFCGITGIKPTYGIVSRFGMVAFASSLDQGGPMAKTAEDCALMLNVMAGFDERDSTSLERAKEDYTRDLAAPLAGLKIGLPREYFAEGLDAEVAAAITAAVEQYKLLGATIVDISLPNTKLAIPSYYVIAPAEASSNLSRFDGVRYGHRTAKTGSLDDMYEQTRAEGFGAEVKRRIMTGAYVLSHGYYDAYYIKAQKIRRLIANDFQAAFAQCDVIMGPVTPTTAWNIGEKNADPIAVYLEDIYTLGVNLAGLPGMSVPVGFASNGHPIGLQIIGNYFSEAKMLGVAHQYQQVTDWHCKSPAL; this is encoded by the coding sequence ATGAAAACCTTAAAACAACAGATTGACGCGCTGGCCGCTGGCCAAACGACTTCGGTTGCACTGGTCACCGAATGTCTGGCGCAAATCGCAGCGCACAATGGCGAATTGAACGCGTTGGTGACGGTCGATGCCGACAAAGCCTTGGCCGCCGCTGCCGCTGCTGATGCCGCCCGCGCGGCAGGCGACACCCGTCCTATGCTTGGCGTGCCGCTGATTCATAAAGACATCTTTTGCCACGAAGGCTGGAAAACCAGCTGCGGCAGTAAAATGCTCGACAACTTTATCGCGCCGTATTCATCGCAAGTCGCTGAAAACTGCGATGCGGCAGGCTTTGTCGTGTTGGGTCGCGCCAATATGGACGAATTTGCGATGGGTTCGGCCAATGAAAACAGTTACTACGGCGCGGTGAAAAACCCGTGGGATACGAAAGCTGTTCCTGGCGGCAGCTCGGGCGGTTCAGCCGCTGCGGTCGCTGCAGGTTTTGCAGCCGTTGCCACCGGTACCGACACCGGCGGCTCGATCCGCCAGCCGGCAGCGTTCTGCGGCATTACCGGTATCAAGCCGACGTACGGCATTGTTAGCCGTTTTGGTATGGTGGCGTTCGCGAGCTCCTTGGATCAAGGCGGCCCAATGGCCAAAACCGCCGAAGACTGCGCGCTAATGCTGAACGTAATGGCGGGCTTTGACGAGCGTGATTCAACTAGCCTAGAGCGCGCCAAAGAAGACTACACGCGTGATCTGGCCGCGCCGCTTGCCGGCCTGAAAATCGGCTTGCCACGCGAATATTTCGCCGAAGGGCTGGACGCAGAAGTCGCCGCCGCGATTACTGCTGCGGTTGAGCAATACAAGCTACTGGGCGCAACGATTGTTGACATCAGCTTGCCCAATACCAAGCTCGCGATTCCGTCGTATTACGTGATTGCTCCGGCCGAAGCGTCAAGTAACTTGTCGCGTTTTGACGGCGTACGTTACGGCCATCGCACCGCGAAAACGGGTAGCTTGGACGATATGTACGAGCAAACACGCGCCGAAGGTTTTGGCGCCGAAGTGAAGCGCCGCATTATGACCGGCGCGTATGTACTCAGCCACGGCTACTACGACGCGTACTACATCAAAGCGCAGAAAATCCGCCGCCTGATCGCCAACGATTTCCAAGCCGCATTTGCCCAGTGCGATGTGATCATGGGGCCAGTGACACCAACCACCGCGTGGAATATCGGCGAGAAAAACGCCGACCCAATCGCCGTGTATTTGGAAGACATTTACACGCTGGGCGTGAACTTGGCTGGCCTTCCAGGCATGAGCGTACCCGTTGGTTTTGCCAGCAACGGCCACCCAATCGGTCTGCAAATTATTGGTAATTATTTTAGCGAGGCCAAAATGCTCGGCGTAGCGCACCAATACCAGCAAGTCACCGATTGGCACTGCAAGTCGCCAGCGCTGTAA
- a CDS encoding aspartate 1-decarboxylase, whose protein sequence is MQRNMLKSKLHRVTATHAELHYEGSCAIDENLLEAANIREYEAIDIWNINNGARFSTYAIKGQRGSGIISVNGSAARHAQVGDLLIIATFADYNEEELKNHKPSLVYVDSNNRITHSSNAIATQEL, encoded by the coding sequence ATGCAAAGAAATATGCTCAAATCAAAATTACATCGTGTAACGGCTACGCATGCTGAGTTGCACTACGAAGGCTCCTGCGCCATCGACGAAAATTTGCTTGAAGCAGCCAATATTCGTGAATACGAAGCGATTGATATTTGGAATATCAATAATGGCGCGCGTTTCTCAACGTATGCCATCAAAGGCCAGCGTGGTTCTGGCATTATTTCGGTGAACGGCTCTGCCGCCCGTCATGCGCAAGTGGGCGATTTGCTGATCATAGCGACCTTCGCTGATTACAACGAAGAAGAGCTGAAAAATCACAAACCTTCTTTGGTGTATGTCGACAGCAATAATCGCATCACACACAGCAGCAACGCGATCGCCACACAAGAACTGTAA
- a CDS encoding histone deacetylase, with amino-acid sequence MKIFRSDQYPLPLPAGHRFPAHKYPMLYRSVAQFAFDLIEDTPLATDAELAMAHTAEYIAQQSEGRLSAAEQRVIGLPWSPALVLRSRASTGATIAACRAAVREGCGVSLAGGTHHAFADHGSGFCVFNDSAVALKLLRTEGLIERALVIDLDVHQGNGTAAMLANETSLFTFSMHGANNFPFDKQLSDWDIELPDACDDASYLTELAGALPQLFALSQPDLVIYLAGADAYAGDRLGKLNLTMAGLLARDELVFEHCLRFGVPVAVTMGGGYAEPIEDTVAIQTATVQAAVKRFGA; translated from the coding sequence ATGAAGATTTTTCGTTCCGACCAATATCCGTTGCCCTTACCGGCAGGGCATCGTTTTCCTGCGCACAAATACCCTATGCTGTATCGGTCTGTAGCTCAATTTGCTTTTGATCTAATTGAAGATACCCCATTGGCAACTGATGCCGAATTGGCAATGGCGCATACGGCAGAATATATCGCCCAGCAAAGCGAAGGGCGCTTAAGCGCGGCGGAGCAGCGCGTGATTGGACTGCCTTGGTCGCCAGCCTTAGTGCTCCGCTCGCGTGCCTCAACGGGGGCGACGATTGCGGCCTGTCGCGCCGCTGTGCGCGAGGGTTGTGGCGTGAGCTTGGCGGGTGGCACACACCATGCCTTTGCTGATCACGGCAGTGGCTTTTGCGTGTTTAACGATAGCGCCGTGGCGCTGAAATTATTGCGCACCGAAGGGCTCATCGAGCGCGCTTTGGTGATTGATCTGGATGTACATCAAGGTAATGGCACCGCCGCGATGCTGGCCAATGAGACAAGTCTATTTACCTTTTCGATGCATGGCGCGAATAACTTTCCATTTGATAAACAGCTAAGCGATTGGGATATTGAGCTGCCCGATGCTTGCGATGATGCAAGTTACTTGACCGAATTGGCGGGGGCTTTGCCGCAACTATTTGCGCTGTCGCAGCCTGACTTGGTGATTTATTTGGCAGGGGCCGATGCCTATGCGGGTGATCGTTTAGGAAAACTGAATCTGACCATGGCGGGGCTGCTGGCGCGCGATGAGCTGGTGTTCGAGCACTGCCTACGTTTTGGCGTACCAGTGGCGGTGACCATGGGCGGCGGCTATGCTGAACCGATTGAAGATACCGTAGCGATTCAAACCGCTACCGTGCAAGCAGCAGTAAAACGCTTTGGAGCATGA
- a CDS encoding 4a-hydroxytetrahydrobiopterin dehydratase codes for MENHELAQKCEACRAGAPQVSDEELAELIRAIPDWTPVVVDGVLQLQRVYEFSNFALAWAMCDRVAALAEEAGHHPALLLEWGRLQVNWWSHKIRGLHRLDFELAARTDALR; via the coding sequence ATGGAAAACCATGAATTAGCGCAAAAATGTGAAGCCTGCCGCGCCGGTGCACCGCAAGTAAGTGATGAAGAGCTAGCCGAACTCATCCGAGCTATCCCCGATTGGACCCCTGTCGTGGTTGATGGCGTGTTGCAATTGCAGCGCGTGTACGAATTTAGCAATTTTGCCCTAGCCTGGGCCATGTGTGATCGCGTCGCAGCATTAGCTGAAGAAGCAGGTCATCATCCTGCCTTGCTGCTGGAATGGGGGCGACTGCAAGTCAATTGGTGGTCGCATAAAATTCGCGGTTTACATCGGCTGGATTTTGAATTGGCAGCGCGCACCGATGCGCTGCGCTAA
- the gatB gene encoding Asp-tRNA(Asn)/Glu-tRNA(Gln) amidotransferase subunit GatB, giving the protein MKWEVVIGLEVHTQLTTKSKIFSAASTAFGAAPNTQTAVVDIALPGALPVMNRGAVERAIQFGLAIGAKVNRKSIFARKNYFYPDLPKGYQISQFELPVVEGGAITIQVQPAKGDPYEKVINLTRAHLEEDAGKSVHEDFHGASGIDLNRAGTPLLEIVSEPEMRSAAEAVAYAKALYSLVTWIGICDGNMQEGSFRCDVNVSVRPEGQAEFGTRREIKNLNSFKFIEQAIKYEVQWQIDEIESGRKIQQATILFDPDSGETRMMRSKEDAHDYRYFPDPDLPPLVISEEWIERVQRELPELPVAMQARFAEQYGLSAYDARTLTASKELAAFFEATVAAGADAKLAANWIMGDISATLNREEKTIADSPVSAEALAGLIKRITDNTINNKTAKDVLKKMWESGDAADVIIERDGLKQESDTGAIEAIVDAVLAANPKAIEEYRSGKEKALNALVGQVMKGSGGKANPGMALELLKKKVG; this is encoded by the coding sequence ATGAAATGGGAAGTTGTCATTGGGCTTGAGGTTCACACCCAGCTCACCACGAAATCAAAAATTTTCTCCGCCGCCAGCACCGCGTTTGGCGCGGCACCGAACACGCAAACTGCCGTTGTTGATATCGCGCTGCCCGGCGCGCTGCCGGTGATGAACCGTGGCGCGGTAGAGCGTGCGATTCAGTTTGGCTTGGCCATCGGCGCCAAAGTAAACCGCAAATCAATTTTTGCGCGTAAAAACTATTTCTACCCAGACCTGCCCAAAGGCTATCAGATCAGCCAGTTTGAGCTGCCAGTCGTTGAAGGCGGCGCGATCACGATTCAGGTACAACCCGCCAAGGGCGATCCGTACGAAAAAGTGATCAACCTGACGCGCGCGCATCTGGAAGAAGACGCCGGTAAATCAGTGCACGAAGACTTTCACGGCGCTTCGGGCATTGACTTGAACCGCGCTGGCACGCCGCTGCTGGAAATCGTATCCGAGCCAGAAATGCGCTCGGCCGCCGAAGCCGTGGCCTACGCCAAGGCTTTGTATAGCTTGGTGACATGGATCGGCATTTGCGACGGCAATATGCAGGAAGGTAGTTTCCGCTGCGACGTGAACGTGTCGGTGCGCCCAGAAGGTCAAGCCGAGTTCGGCACGCGCCGCGAGATTAAAAACTTAAACTCGTTCAAATTCATCGAGCAGGCGATCAAGTACGAAGTGCAATGGCAGATCGACGAAATCGAATCCGGCCGCAAAATCCAGCAAGCCACGATTCTGTTCGACCCAGACAGCGGCGAAACCCGCATGATGCGCAGCAAAGAAGACGCGCACGACTACCGCTACTTCCCTGATCCAGATTTGCCACCATTGGTAATTTCTGAAGAATGGATTGAGCGCGTACAGCGCGAATTGCCCGAGTTGCCCGTCGCCATGCAAGCGCGCTTCGCCGAGCAATACGGTTTGTCAGCCTACGACGCCCGCACACTGACCGCCAGCAAAGAGCTGGCCGCGTTCTTCGAGGCCACCGTCGCCGCTGGTGCCGATGCCAAACTCGCCGCCAACTGGATCATGGGCGACATCTCCGCCACGCTAAACCGCGAAGAGAAAACCATCGCCGATAGCCCAGTGAGCGCTGAAGCCTTGGCTGGCTTGATTAAGCGCATTACCGACAACACCATCAACAACAAAACCGCCAAAGACGTTTTGAAAAAAATGTGGGAGTCGGGCGACGCAGCTGATGTGATTATCGAGCGCGACGGCCTGAAACAAGAGTCGGACACCGGCGCGATCGAAGCGATTGTCGACGCGGTACTCGCGGCCAATCCGAAAGCGATTGAAGAATATCGCAGCGGGAAGGAGAAGGCGCTGAACGCCTTGGTCGGCCAAGTGATGAAAGGCTCAGGCGGCAAGGCCAACCCAGGGATGGCGTTGGAGTTGTTGAAGAAGAAGGTGGGGTAA
- the gatC gene encoding Asp-tRNA(Asn)/Glu-tRNA(Gln) amidotransferase subunit GatC, protein MSLSQDDVRRIARLARIAVSDDEVVASQSQLNQLFTLIEEMRAVDTDGIEPMAHAQDVMLRLRDDVATAPNRREAFQAVAPSVENGLYLVPKVIE, encoded by the coding sequence ATGTCTTTGTCACAGGACGATGTACGCCGCATTGCACGCTTGGCCCGCATTGCGGTCAGCGACGATGAGGTGGTAGCAAGCCAGTCTCAGCTGAATCAACTTTTTACGCTGATTGAAGAAATGCGCGCTGTAGATACTGACGGTATCGAGCCAATGGCGCACGCGCAGGACGTGATGTTGCGTCTGCGTGACGATGTTGCCACCGCGCCAAACCGCCGCGAGGCGTTCCAAGCCGTTGCACCTAGCGTGGAAAACGGCCTGTATCTGGTACCGAAAGTCATCGAGTGA
- a CDS encoding transporter substrate-binding domain-containing protein, translating into MMIKPLLSVVVCLLSVTVVADTLKVVTGPDYPPYTDPKLPNGGLVTELVSKTLQRAGWNLALSWRPWANGYQATLAGEFAATFPYIRTAEREKVFLFSEPLFEIKAYVFALPERNFDGAQPKTLTGSRYCMPLGWALLPIFARMQKNKEITIVSPNDMSSCMKLIALKKVDFTVTDLVQGEEATHQLAAELPKPIALGGVVDRQTLHLLMPIHAAGSSERMARFNQALHAQQKTR; encoded by the coding sequence ATGATGATTAAACCCTTGCTCAGTGTTGTGGTGTGTTTGCTCAGCGTCACGGTTGTGGCTGACACACTGAAAGTGGTCACCGGCCCAGACTACCCACCCTATACCGACCCAAAGTTACCCAATGGTGGACTTGTGACGGAATTAGTGAGTAAAACGCTGCAACGCGCCGGGTGGAATTTGGCGTTGTCGTGGCGCCCTTGGGCCAATGGTTATCAAGCAACGCTGGCGGGTGAGTTCGCGGCCACTTTTCCGTATATCCGCACCGCCGAGCGCGAAAAAGTGTTTTTGTTTTCTGAGCCGCTGTTTGAAATTAAAGCGTATGTTTTTGCTTTGCCCGAGCGAAATTTTGATGGTGCACAGCCAAAAACGCTAACAGGAAGCCGCTATTGCATGCCTTTGGGTTGGGCTTTACTGCCTATCTTTGCCCGGATGCAAAAGAATAAAGAAATTACCATTGTTAGCCCCAATGATATGAGCTCGTGCATGAAGCTGATTGCGCTGAAGAAAGTCGATTTTACGGTGACCGATTTGGTGCAAGGTGAGGAGGCTACCCATCAATTAGCCGCCGAATTACCTAAGCCTATCGCATTGGGTGGCGTGGTGGATCGGCAAACTTTGCATTTATTAATGCCGATTCATGCCGCAGGCAGCAGCGAGCGAATGGCACGCTTCAATCAGGCTTTGCATGCACAACAAAAAACCCGCTAA
- a CDS encoding YkgJ family cysteine cluster protein, translating into MSHPCLSCGACCAHYRVSFYFGESDATEGGTVPDDLVEPISPFYVAMRGTNQPNPRCTSLVGTVGQSACCGIYELRSSSCKELQAADERCNKARAKYGLPPLSKADLVGFE; encoded by the coding sequence ATGAGTCACCCCTGTTTAAGTTGTGGCGCCTGCTGTGCGCATTACCGTGTGTCGTTTTATTTTGGTGAAAGCGATGCAACCGAGGGCGGTACGGTGCCAGATGACCTCGTCGAGCCGATTAGCCCGTTTTATGTGGCGATGCGCGGCACCAATCAGCCTAATCCGCGCTGTACCTCATTGGTGGGTACGGTGGGGCAAAGCGCTTGCTGCGGCATTTATGAGCTGCGCTCTAGCTCGTGTAAAGAGCTGCAAGCAGCGGACGAGCGCTGCAATAAAGCGCGCGCCAAATATGGTTTGCCACCGCTGAGCAAGGCTGATTTGGTCGGTTTTGAATAG
- a CDS encoding GNAT family N-acetyltransferase: protein MQLSEVTHFESLTTGAWPALSSEYLDGWVLRFAAGYTKRANSVTPLWQGALPMLQKLEYCEQRYQQQGLPAVFKLSPASQTLDDALAARGYEVVDPSSVQTRPLQAGDFAFDAAVQSSDTVSDAWFAQFAALNNVPAAQQASARQMLASYACPTQFATLYHEGKAVACALAVLQFNTVLLYDVVTLAEQRRQGYARRIVGHLLAWAHAQGAKQALLQVIVANTPAIKLYAQLGFTEQYPYWYRRQQV, encoded by the coding sequence ATGCAGCTGAGCGAAGTCACCCATTTTGAAAGCCTGACCACCGGTGCGTGGCCAGCGCTCTCTAGCGAGTATCTCGACGGCTGGGTGCTGCGCTTTGCCGCCGGCTACACCAAGCGCGCCAATTCGGTCACGCCATTGTGGCAAGGTGCTTTACCTATGCTGCAAAAGCTCGAGTATTGCGAGCAGCGTTATCAGCAGCAAGGTTTGCCTGCAGTATTCAAGCTCTCGCCGGCGTCGCAAACGCTCGATGATGCACTCGCTGCGCGCGGCTATGAGGTAGTCGATCCAAGCTCGGTGCAAACTCGCCCACTGCAAGCGGGTGATTTTGCTTTCGATGCCGCAGTGCAAAGCAGCGATACAGTCAGCGACGCGTGGTTTGCGCAATTTGCCGCGTTAAATAATGTCCCCGCTGCGCAGCAGGCCAGCGCACGGCAAATGTTGGCTAGCTACGCTTGCCCAACGCAATTTGCCACGCTGTATCACGAAGGCAAGGCAGTAGCGTGCGCTTTGGCGGTGCTGCAGTTTAATACGGTACTACTGTATGACGTGGTAACCCTTGCTGAGCAACGCCGCCAAGGCTATGCCCGTCGTATAGTGGGACATTTGCTGGCTTGGGCGCATGCGCAAGGGGCCAAGCAGGCTTTGCTGCAAGTGATCGTTGCCAATACGCCAGCGATCAAGCTGTATGCGCAATTGGGTTTTACCGAACAATATCCATATTGGTATCGCCGCCAGCAAGTCTGA
- a CDS encoding RNB domain-containing ribonuclease codes for MAMNVFYEEDGSFKVASINDEQAASMQVEDARGKRSKIKSANVLLRFDRISLDDFYKTAQSLAAEVDVNFLWECCGQDEFGFAEIAAEYFGANPNQTQQAAAAIALHGAPMYFYRKGKGRYKAAPEENLKAAIAGLERKAREAEQMAAWEADLLAGILPQALQDKIARLIHRPDKNSLEYKALAQAAESAQMSTLRLLEKVGAIPDIAQYHLDGFLAEHFPKGRGFPATEAVFAPEDLPLADVQAFSIDDATTTEIDDAFSLKKLANGNWQVGIHIAAPVLGILPGSTLDQVVLDRLSTVYFPGDKITMLPDDAVEVFTLQEGAARPALSMYLEVSPGYDVLSHHSLIERVPVVANLRHHDIEPFFNEETVGQDGPDYAWKSELTFLWHLAGALEGRRGKADQPGPVRLDYSFYIDREDGQPERVRIVPRKRGAPMDKLVAELMILVNSLWGANLRDAQIAGIYRSQGGGRVKLSTQATAHAGLGVDCYMWSSSPLRRAVDFINQQQLVAMIRNEKPRYQKNDAELFTAISSFDAAYAAYADFQDKMERYWCIRYLEQENMREFTAQVIKENLVRVDGMPLVLRVGGLPELPSGMTVSLQLIKVDYLELTVEARIATI; via the coding sequence ATGGCGATGAATGTTTTTTACGAAGAAGATGGTAGCTTTAAAGTCGCCAGCATCAATGACGAGCAAGCAGCCAGCATGCAAGTTGAAGACGCGCGCGGCAAACGCAGCAAAATTAAATCTGCCAACGTCTTGTTGCGCTTTGATCGCATCAGCCTCGACGATTTTTACAAAACCGCTCAAAGCCTAGCCGCTGAAGTTGACGTCAACTTCCTGTGGGAATGTTGCGGTCAAGACGAATTTGGCTTTGCCGAAATCGCCGCCGAATACTTTGGCGCCAATCCAAACCAAACCCAACAAGCCGCCGCCGCCATCGCATTGCACGGCGCGCCGATGTATTTCTATCGCAAAGGCAAAGGCCGCTATAAAGCCGCACCGGAGGAAAACCTGAAAGCGGCGATCGCCGGCCTAGAGCGCAAAGCGCGCGAAGCCGAACAAATGGCCGCGTGGGAAGCCGATCTTTTGGCGGGTATCTTGCCGCAAGCTTTGCAGGACAAGATCGCCAGACTAATACATCGCCCAGATAAAAATAGCCTTGAATACAAAGCGCTGGCGCAAGCGGCCGAGAGCGCGCAAATGTCGACGCTGCGCCTGTTGGAAAAAGTCGGTGCGATTCCCGATATCGCGCAATATCATCTCGATGGCTTTTTGGCCGAGCATTTCCCGAAAGGTCGCGGCTTTCCTGCGACTGAAGCGGTCTTTGCGCCTGAAGATCTGCCGCTTGCCGACGTGCAAGCATTCTCGATTGACGACGCAACGACGACCGAAATTGACGACGCCTTCAGCTTGAAAAAACTCGCCAACGGCAACTGGCAAGTCGGCATCCACATTGCCGCGCCAGTGCTCGGCATTTTGCCGGGCTCGACACTCGATCAAGTCGTACTCGATCGCTTGTCGACCGTGTATTTCCCCGGCGACAAAATCACGATGCTGCCGGACGATGCGGTTGAGGTATTCACACTACAGGAAGGCGCGGCGCGCCCTGCGCTATCAATGTATTTGGAAGTCTCACCGGGCTACGATGTACTGAGCCACCACTCGCTGATCGAGCGCGTGCCGGTCGTGGCCAATCTACGCCACCACGATATCGAGCCGTTTTTTAATGAAGAAACGGTCGGCCAAGACGGGCCAGATTACGCGTGGAAGAGCGAGCTGACTTTCCTGTGGCATTTGGCTGGCGCACTCGAAGGGCGGCGTGGCAAGGCGGATCAGCCTGGCCCAGTGCGGCTGGATTACAGTTTTTATATTGATCGTGAGGATGGCCAGCCTGAGCGCGTGCGCATCGTGCCGCGCAAACGCGGTGCACCGATGGATAAACTGGTCGCAGAGCTAATGATTCTGGTCAACAGCCTGTGGGGCGCGAATTTGCGCGACGCGCAAATTGCTGGCATTTACCGCTCGCAAGGTGGTGGCCGCGTAAAACTATCTACCCAAGCAACGGCGCACGCCGGTTTGGGCGTCGATTGCTATATGTGGTCTAGCTCGCCGCTGCGCCGCGCGGTCGACTTCATCAACCAGCAACAATTAGTCGCGATGATTCGCAATGAAAAACCGCGCTATCAGAAAAACGACGCCGAGCTTTTTACCGCGATTTCGTCTTTTGACGCCGCTTACGCCGCTTATGCAGATTTTCAGGACAAAATGGAGCGCTATTGGTGCATCCGTTATCTAGAACAAGAAAATATGCGTGAATTTACTGCGCAGGTGATTAAAGAAAATCTGGTTCGTGTAGACGGAATGCCTCTGGTCTTGCGCGTGGGCGGTTTGCCTGAACTTCCCTCCGGCATGACCGTCTCACTGCAGTTAATTAAGGTTGATTACCTTGAGCTCACAGTCGAAGCGCGAATCGCCACGATTTAA
- a CDS encoding VOC family protein, giving the protein MQSYVTLGANDHAASCAFYDAVLATVGWGSHMTFPGWKAYSLGSSGEGLVVWVATPFDGQAATAGNGTMLAFPAQTQQQVEQFYAAAMAHGGKDEGAPGPRDYGPHWYAAYVRDPVGNKLAVVCNTPPTVG; this is encoded by the coding sequence ATGCAAAGCTATGTCACTTTAGGCGCGAACGACCATGCGGCTTCGTGTGCGTTTTATGATGCGGTGCTGGCTACGGTGGGTTGGGGCTCGCATATGACGTTTCCGGGCTGGAAAGCGTATTCGCTCGGTAGCAGTGGTGAAGGGCTTGTAGTGTGGGTGGCGACGCCGTTTGATGGCCAAGCCGCCACAGCGGGCAATGGCACTATGCTGGCCTTCCCGGCGCAAACGCAGCAGCAGGTCGAGCAGTTTTATGCCGCAGCGATGGCACATGGTGGCAAGGATGAGGGCGCGCCCGGCCCGCGTGATTATGGCCCGCACTGGTACGCGGCGTATGTGCGTGATCCGGTGGGCAATAAATTGGCGGTGGTGTGTAACACGCCACCAACCGTTGGATAG
- a CDS encoding NYN domain-containing protein: MANVAVLIDADNFQRPEWVSIALREASALGVIALKRVYGNFHLNYEKWMDLCAKHAIEPIQQFPNTKGKNASDIALVIDAMDLLHSKRYDSFCILSSDSDFSRLAIRIRQNGHEVLGFGEQKTPNAFVNACSKFVYIEFLTLEDDSLQVVNDKESTKNKEVVKQFLTPDKKLRATFKKAIDASCDDDGWADLGGIGNLITKWFPDFDPRNYGVKKLSELINKTGWFEFKAAQRGKHGPMIKLKLNASTS, from the coding sequence ATGGCTAATGTTGCAGTTTTGATTGACGCAGATAATTTCCAAAGACCTGAATGGGTCAGTATCGCATTGCGTGAGGCTAGTGCGCTGGGGGTTATTGCTTTAAAACGAGTATATGGCAATTTCCATTTAAACTATGAAAAGTGGATGGATCTTTGTGCAAAACACGCAATAGAGCCAATACAGCAATTCCCAAACACAAAAGGAAAGAATGCTTCGGATATTGCTTTGGTCATTGATGCAATGGATTTGCTGCACTCTAAGCGGTACGACTCGTTTTGTATTTTATCAAGCGACAGTGATTTCAGCCGATTGGCAATAAGAATCAGGCAGAATGGTCACGAAGTCTTAGGCTTTGGTGAGCAAAAGACGCCAAATGCATTTGTTAATGCATGCAGTAAATTTGTTTATATTGAGTTTCTAACGCTTGAAGATGATTCGCTGCAGGTAGTTAATGATAAGGAAAGCACCAAGAACAAAGAAGTAGTTAAACAATTCTTAACACCTGATAAAAAGCTTCGGGCCACATTCAAGAAGGCAATTGATGCTTCATGCGATGATGATGGATGGGCCGATCTTGGTGGTATTGGCAACTTGATTACAAAATGGTTTCCAGATTTTGATCCACGTAATTATGGAGTTAAAAAGCTTTCAGAATTAATAAATAAGACAGGATGGTTTGAATTTAAAGCTGCTCAGCGTGGAAAGCATGGTCCAATGATTAAACTGAAATTGAATGCTTCAACCTCATGA
- a CDS encoding SRPBCC family protein, giving the protein MYTNCDALKPELDLQFIRDVPLPPELIWAAWTTPEHIVHWFTPAPWRTTKCQIDLRIGGAFLTEMQGPEPEQHFSGVGCYLELIPNRRLVWTNALLPGFRPNPSFADSSCGDFPFTASIELEPIATGSRYTATVQHRDAAGRAQHAAMGFEEGWGKALQQLIDYMQSQA; this is encoded by the coding sequence ATGTATACAAATTGTGACGCTTTAAAGCCTGAATTAGATTTGCAATTTATCCGCGATGTACCCTTGCCGCCAGAGTTGATCTGGGCTGCATGGACAACGCCTGAGCATATTGTGCATTGGTTTACGCCGGCGCCATGGCGCACGACGAAGTGCCAGATTGATTTGCGCATTGGTGGCGCTTTCCTCACCGAGATGCAAGGCCCAGAGCCGGAACAGCATTTTTCAGGCGTGGGGTGTTATTTGGAGCTAATCCCCAATCGGCGTTTGGTTTGGACCAATGCGTTATTGCCGGGCTTTCGGCCCAACCCATCGTTTGCCGATAGTAGCTGCGGCGATTTTCCGTTTACAGCCAGCATTGAGCTTGAGCCGATTGCAACAGGCTCCCGCTATACCGCGACTGTGCAACATCGTGATGCAGCTGGGCGAGCGCAGCATGCGGCGATGGGCTTTGAAGAGGGTTGGGGTAAGGCCTTGCAGCAGTTGATAGACTATATGCAATCACAAGCCTAA